The following are encoded together in the Acidovorax sp. KKS102 genome:
- a CDS encoding catalase produces MARPPTSRSAAHKSPPALPSSTQSDNFRGNAGELQQQARGKHPVLTTQQGIPVADNQNSLRAGPRGPALLEDFILREKITHFDHERIPERIVHARGTAAHGFFELTHSLKKYTTAKVLTELGVQTPVFTRFSTVAGGAGSVDTPRDVRGFAVKFYTPEGNWDLVGNNIPVFFIQDAMKFPDLVHAVKMEPDRGFPQAASAHDTFWDFVSLMPESMHMIMWAMSDRTIPRSLRMMEGFGVHSFRLLNAAGESTFVKFHWRPKLGIQSTVWDEAVKLQSADNDFHRRDLFESIEAGDFPEWELSVQLFTEEDAQRFPFDHLDPTKLIPEELVQLQPVGRMVLNRWPDNFFAETEQVAFCPANVPPGIDFSNDPLLQGRLFSYLDTQLSRLGGPNFAQIPINAPKCPFHNMQRDGHMQMQVPKGRVNYEPSSLQGDTPRASLAQGFRHVTQADDGVKGRVRPESFADHYSQARMFYRSQSPLEQAHMASALVFELSKVGTPHVREAVVGHLLHVDADLAQRVADGLGLQTLPPAPATTEPVQELPLSPALRIIDRMKPTLQGRCIGILVADGSNGTSVSNLRKALEKVGATVKIVAPKVGGAVLKDGTLLPADGQLAGTPSAVFDAVASILSPDMGAQLAKEAAAVDWFRDAFGHLKAIAACKGTRAILQAGGIEPDAGVVDPADVQGFIAAAQTRQWDREPQVRTLA; encoded by the coding sequence ATGGCACGACCCCCTACCTCGCGCAGCGCGGCCCACAAATCGCCGCCTGCCCTGCCCTCTTCCACCCAGTCCGACAACTTTCGCGGCAATGCGGGCGAACTGCAGCAACAGGCTCGCGGCAAGCACCCGGTATTGACCACACAGCAGGGCATTCCGGTCGCCGACAACCAGAACTCGCTGCGCGCGGGGCCGCGCGGCCCGGCGCTGCTGGAAGACTTCATCCTGCGCGAGAAGATCACCCACTTTGACCATGAACGCATTCCCGAGCGCATCGTGCATGCACGGGGCACAGCGGCCCATGGCTTCTTTGAACTCACGCACTCGCTCAAAAAGTACACCACCGCCAAGGTGCTGACCGAGCTAGGGGTGCAGACCCCTGTGTTCACCCGCTTTTCCACCGTGGCCGGTGGCGCGGGCTCGGTGGACACACCGCGCGATGTGCGCGGCTTTGCCGTCAAGTTCTACACGCCCGAAGGCAACTGGGACCTGGTGGGCAACAACATCCCCGTGTTCTTCATTCAGGACGCAATGAAATTCCCGGACCTGGTACACGCCGTGAAGATGGAGCCCGACCGGGGCTTTCCGCAGGCCGCCAGCGCGCACGACACCTTCTGGGACTTTGTCTCGCTGATGCCCGAAAGCATGCACATGATCATGTGGGCCATGAGCGACCGCACCATCCCGCGCAGCCTGCGCATGATGGAAGGCTTTGGCGTGCACAGCTTCCGGCTGCTCAACGCGGCGGGCGAGAGCACGTTTGTGAAGTTCCACTGGCGGCCCAAGCTGGGCATCCAGTCCACCGTGTGGGACGAGGCGGTCAAGCTGCAGTCGGCCGACAACGACTTCCATCGGCGCGACCTGTTCGAGTCCATCGAGGCGGGCGACTTCCCCGAGTGGGAGCTGTCGGTGCAGCTGTTCACCGAGGAGGACGCCCAGCGCTTCCCCTTTGACCACCTGGACCCGACCAAGCTCATCCCCGAAGAACTGGTACAGCTGCAGCCCGTCGGCCGCATGGTGCTCAACCGCTGGCCCGACAACTTTTTTGCCGAGACCGAGCAGGTGGCGTTCTGCCCCGCGAATGTGCCCCCGGGCATTGACTTCAGCAACGACCCGCTGCTGCAGGGCCGCCTGTTCTCGTACCTGGACACCCAGCTGTCCCGCCTGGGCGGGCCCAACTTTGCGCAGATCCCCATCAACGCGCCCAAGTGCCCGTTCCACAACATGCAGCGCGACGGCCACATGCAGATGCAGGTGCCCAAGGGCCGCGTCAACTACGAGCCCAGCAGCCTGCAGGGCGACACGCCCCGGGCCTCGCTGGCGCAAGGCTTTCGCCATGTGACCCAGGCCGACGACGGGGTGAAGGGCCGCGTACGCCCCGAGAGCTTTGCCGACCACTACAGCCAGGCGCGCATGTTCTACCGCAGCCAGAGCCCGCTGGAGCAGGCGCACATGGCGTCAGCGCTGGTGTTCGAGCTGTCCAAGGTGGGCACTCCCCATGTACGCGAAGCCGTGGTCGGTCATCTGCTGCATGTGGATGCTGACCTGGCCCAGCGCGTGGCCGACGGCCTGGGTCTGCAAACCCTGCCGCCCGCCCCCGCCACCACCGAGCCGGTGCAGGAACTGCCCCTGTCGCCCGCGCTGCGCATCATCGACCGCATGAAGCCCACGCTGCAGGGCCGCTGCATCGGCATTCTGGTGGCCGATGGCTCCAACGGCACCTCGGTGTCCAACCTGCGCAAGGCGCTGGAGAAGGTGGGCGCTACCGTGAAGATCGTCGCGCCCAAGGTGGGTGGCGCGGTACTGAAAGACGGCACGCTGCTGCCCGCCGACGGCCAGCTGGCGGGCACCCCGTCGGCGGTGTTTGACGCCGTGGCCTCCATCCTGTCGCCCGACATGGGCGCACAGCTGGCCAAGGAGGCGGCGGCCGTGGACTGGTTCCGCGACGCGTTCGGCCACCTCAAGGCCATTGCCGCCTGCAAGGGCACGCGGGCGATCCTGCAGGCCGGTGGCATCGAGCCCGATGCGGGCGTGGTGGACCCGGCCGATGTGCAGGGCTTCATCGCCGCCGCCCAAACCCGCCAGTGGGACCGCGAGCCCCAGGTCCGCACCCTGGCCTGA